In Fundidesulfovibrio soli, a single window of DNA contains:
- the infC gene encoding translation initiation factor IF-3, producing MTSASDAARCNHQIRAREVRVIADDGSQLGILPTSEALRLAQEKGLDLVEVAAAADPPVCRIMDNGKFKYQQQKKLQEARKKQTVIQVKEIKVRPKTDEHDYQTKLKHIRRFLEAGDRCKVSVFFRGREVVHKDRGAKILERIVVDLGDLVKVEQEPRFEGRVMNMMLAPSVKKKP from the coding sequence ATAACTTCTGCCAGTGACGCCGCACGCTGCAACCATCAGATCCGCGCTCGCGAAGTGCGGGTGATCGCCGACGACGGCTCCCAGCTGGGAATTCTGCCCACCAGCGAGGCCCTTCGACTGGCCCAGGAGAAAGGCCTGGACCTGGTCGAGGTCGCCGCTGCCGCCGATCCCCCGGTCTGCCGGATCATGGATAACGGTAAGTTCAAATACCAGCAGCAGAAGAAGCTACAGGAAGCCAGGAAGAAGCAGACGGTCATCCAGGTCAAGGAAATCAAAGTCCGGCCAAAGACCGACGAGCACGACTACCAGACCAAACTCAAGCACATCCGCCGCTTCCTGGAAGCAGGCGACCGCTGCAAGGTCTCGGTGTTCTTCCGCGGGCGCGAGGTGGTCCACAAGGACCGCGGCGCCAAGATCCTCGAGCGCATCGTGGTTGACCTCGGCGATCTGGTCAAGGTGGAGCAGGAGCCCCGCTTCGAGGGGCGCGTCATGAACATGATGCTTGCTCCATCGGTGAAAAAGAAACCTTAG
- the rpmI gene encoding 50S ribosomal protein L35 has translation MPKMKTNKCAAKRFSVTGTGKFRRRRQNKRHILTKKTAKRKRQLSPSAIVDSANERACRRMMPYA, from the coding sequence ATGCCCAAGATGAAGACCAACAAGTGTGCCGCGAAACGCTTCAGTGTCACCGGCACCGGCAAGTTCCGCCGTCGCAGGCAGAACAAGCGCCACATCCTGACCAAGAAGACCGCCAAGCGGAAGCGCCAGTTGTCGCCCTCGGCCATCGTCGACAGCGCCAACGAGCGTGCCTGCCGGCGGATGATGCCCTACGCCTAG
- the rplT gene encoding 50S ribosomal protein L20 — translation MRVKRGLAAHKRHKKYLKMAKGFVGARSVLYETARENVERALAYAYRDRKVKKREFRKLWIMRINAAARENGMSYGKFIHGLNLAGIELDRKVLADMAVREKIGFAKLVEMAKAKVN, via the coding sequence ATGCGCGTTAAACGCGGACTCGCCGCCCACAAGCGGCACAAAAAGTATCTGAAGATGGCCAAAGGCTTCGTGGGCGCCCGCTCGGTGCTCTACGAAACCGCACGCGAAAACGTCGAGCGCGCCCTGGCTTACGCCTACCGCGACCGCAAGGTGAAGAAGCGCGAATTCCGCAAGCTGTGGATCATGCGCATCAACGCCGCCGCCCGCGAGAACGGCATGAGCTACGGCAAGTTCATCCACGGCCTGAACCTGGCCGGCATCGAACTGGACCGCAAGGTCCTGGCCGACATGGCCGTGCGCGAGAAGATCGGCTTCGCCAAGCTGGTCGAGATGGCCAAGGCCAAGGTGAACTAG
- the pheT gene encoding phenylalanine--tRNA ligase subunit beta, with protein sequence MLLSLNWLREFVPYEGPVDTLADRLTMLGLEVEGVSRPFAAAADVVVGHVLTREKHPDADKLSVCTVDVGEAAPLQIVCGASNVAAGQRVPVAKVGTVLPGGLTIKKSKIRGVESFGMICSESELGLAEKSEGILVIEGAPTPGITLAQAMNLDDTILEIGITPNRADCLSILGLARETAMAFGLPLTLPRFQLSESGEDATSLVSVTIEDPKLCPVYRARILKGVAMGQSPAWMRYRLTAMGQRPVSNIVDVTNYVMLELGQPLHAFDRNLLAGGRIVVKRAADGMRFTTLDGQERTLTGSDLLICDAEKPVALAGVMGGENTEMNADSTEVLLECAVFNPATIRKTGRRLGISSESSYRYERGVDQPASLFAMNRAAALMAQVSGGTVLPGVACDEPAPWVSTSLGFRPARATALLGVEVTPDFCRKTLLGLGCEVEAKASEAWTVTPPPARLDLEREVDLIEEVGRVYGMDRIPAVMPRMVKQLQITDTLGAEVPFLRRIKAWAAGAGLRETVNYSFVGQQELDLLGLPDEGRVPVANPLSEDQNVMRTALAPGLLKSVRHNLNQGNMNLRLFEVAKVFQADKASETTVRESHRLALALHGARFTAFPWPEEKADYSDLKGLVENLLGSLGLGAPVCAVKKDHPWLAPCVEISYGGRRIGEMGRVLPDVAESFGVKAELWMAEIDLEALMALHDGRSIRFQGLPKFPPSRRDMTLVMPAALSVASVLDAVAGQKIGILEEAAVVDLFVPEGAQEGAAEKNVTYRVTYRHAQRTLTDKDVDKAHKALCDALIAALPVRFQQ encoded by the coding sequence ATGCTTCTCTCTCTGAACTGGCTGCGTGAGTTCGTCCCCTACGAGGGTCCCGTCGATACCCTGGCCGACAGGCTGACCATGCTCGGCCTCGAAGTGGAGGGCGTCAGCCGCCCCTTCGCGGCCGCCGCCGACGTGGTGGTGGGCCATGTGCTCACCCGCGAGAAGCACCCCGACGCGGACAAGCTCTCCGTCTGCACCGTGGACGTGGGCGAAGCCGCCCCCCTCCAGATCGTCTGCGGCGCGTCCAACGTGGCCGCCGGCCAGCGCGTGCCCGTGGCCAAGGTCGGCACGGTCCTCCCCGGGGGGCTGACCATCAAGAAGAGCAAGATCCGCGGCGTGGAATCCTTCGGCATGATCTGCTCCGAGTCGGAGCTTGGGCTGGCCGAGAAGTCCGAGGGCATCCTGGTGATCGAGGGCGCGCCTACCCCGGGCATCACCCTGGCCCAGGCCATGAACCTCGACGACACCATCCTGGAGATCGGCATCACGCCCAACCGCGCCGACTGCCTCTCCATCCTGGGCCTGGCCCGCGAAACGGCCATGGCCTTCGGCCTGCCCCTGACCCTGCCCCGCTTCCAGCTGAGCGAATCCGGCGAGGACGCCACCTCCCTGGTCTCCGTCACCATCGAGGACCCCAAGCTCTGCCCGGTCTACCGCGCCCGCATCCTCAAGGGCGTGGCCATGGGCCAGAGCCCGGCCTGGATGCGCTACCGCCTCACGGCCATGGGACAGCGCCCGGTGAGCAACATCGTGGACGTCACCAACTACGTCATGCTCGAGCTGGGCCAGCCCCTGCACGCCTTCGACCGCAACCTGCTGGCGGGCGGGCGCATCGTGGTCAAACGCGCCGCCGACGGCATGCGCTTCACCACCCTGGACGGCCAGGAGCGCACCCTTACCGGCAGCGACCTGCTCATCTGCGACGCCGAGAAGCCCGTTGCCCTGGCGGGCGTCATGGGCGGCGAGAACACCGAGATGAACGCCGACTCCACCGAGGTGCTGCTGGAGTGCGCCGTGTTCAACCCGGCCACCATCCGCAAGACCGGCCGCCGCCTGGGCATCTCCAGTGAGTCATCCTACCGCTACGAACGCGGCGTGGACCAGCCCGCATCCCTTTTCGCCATGAACCGCGCGGCCGCGCTCATGGCCCAGGTCTCCGGCGGCACGGTGCTGCCCGGCGTGGCCTGCGACGAGCCCGCGCCCTGGGTCAGCACGTCGCTGGGCTTCCGCCCGGCCCGCGCCACCGCCCTGCTGGGCGTGGAGGTCACTCCCGATTTCTGCCGCAAGACCCTGCTGGGCCTGGGCTGCGAAGTGGAGGCCAAGGCCTCCGAGGCCTGGACCGTCACGCCCCCGCCCGCCCGGCTCGACCTGGAGCGCGAGGTGGACCTCATCGAGGAGGTGGGCCGCGTCTACGGCATGGACCGCATCCCCGCCGTGATGCCGCGCATGGTCAAGCAGCTCCAGATCACCGACACCCTGGGGGCCGAGGTGCCCTTCCTGCGCCGCATCAAGGCCTGGGCCGCCGGCGCGGGCCTGCGCGAGACCGTGAACTATTCCTTCGTGGGCCAGCAGGAGCTGGACCTTCTGGGCCTGCCCGACGAGGGCCGCGTGCCCGTGGCCAACCCCCTCTCGGAAGACCAGAACGTCATGCGCACCGCCCTGGCCCCCGGCCTGCTCAAGTCCGTGCGCCACAACCTGAACCAGGGCAACATGAACCTGCGCCTGTTCGAGGTGGCCAAGGTCTTCCAGGCCGACAAGGCCAGCGAGACCACGGTGCGCGAGTCCCACCGCCTGGCCCTGGCCCTGCACGGCGCGCGCTTCACCGCCTTCCCCTGGCCCGAGGAGAAGGCCGACTACTCCGACCTGAAGGGCCTGGTGGAGAACCTGCTGGGCTCCCTGGGACTTGGCGCGCCCGTGTGCGCGGTCAAGAAGGATCACCCCTGGCTGGCCCCCTGCGTCGAGATATCCTACGGAGGCCGCCGCATCGGCGAGATGGGCCGCGTGCTGCCCGACGTGGCCGAGAGCTTCGGCGTCAAGGCCGAGCTCTGGATGGCCGAGATCGACCTGGAGGCCCTCATGGCCCTGCACGACGGCCGCTCCATCCGCTTCCAGGGGCTGCCCAAGTTCCCGCCCTCCCGCCGGGACATGACCCTGGTCATGCCCGCCGCGCTCTCCGTGGCCTCGGTGCTGGACGCCGTGGCCGGGCAGAAGATCGGGATATTGGAAGAAGCGGCCGTGGTTGACCTCTTCGTGCCCGAGGGCGCCCAAGAAGGCGCGGCGGAGAAGAACGTGACCTACCGCGTCACCTACCGCCACGCCCAGCGCACCCTGACCGACAAGGACGTGGACAAGGCCCACAAGGCGCTCTGCGACGCGCTGATCGCCGCTCTGCCCGTCAGGTTCCAGCAGTAG
- the pheS gene encoding phenylalanine--tRNA ligase subunit alpha has product MSSGRALVEELTALAEEAKSILGRADSFEHLEELRVLFLGRKGRLAQIMAKLPGLTPEEKRDAGQAANSVKESLTAQYTLRLEALKRAQDEAMLAGFDPSLPGRAPSLGGLHPLTIVSEEITSAFQSMGFEIVSGPEIETDFYNFEALNFPPEHPARDMQDTLYIGDNVLLRTHTSPLQVRTLLSRKPPVAAIAPGKVYRRDSDLTHSPMFHQIEGILVDKGVTMADLRGTLTFFVHRIFGPDTLVRFRPSFFPFTEPSAEVDISCVMCEGKGHVDGQTCRVCKSTGWVEILGCGMVDPNVLKAVDIDPEVHSGFAFGMGVERVTMLKYGVGDLRLFFENDVRFLGQFA; this is encoded by the coding sequence GTGAGTTCAGGCCGAGCCCTCGTCGAAGAGCTTACCGCCCTGGCCGAGGAAGCCAAGAGCATCCTCGGCCGGGCGGATTCCTTCGAGCACCTGGAAGAGCTGCGCGTGCTCTTCCTGGGGCGCAAGGGCCGCCTGGCCCAGATCATGGCCAAGCTCCCCGGGCTCACCCCCGAGGAGAAGCGCGACGCGGGGCAGGCCGCCAACTCCGTGAAGGAGTCGCTCACCGCGCAGTACACCCTGCGCCTCGAGGCCCTCAAGCGCGCCCAGGACGAGGCCATGCTCGCCGGGTTCGACCCCTCCCTGCCGGGACGCGCGCCGTCCCTGGGCGGGCTGCATCCTCTGACCATCGTGTCGGAGGAGATCACCAGCGCCTTCCAGAGCATGGGCTTCGAGATCGTCTCCGGCCCGGAGATCGAGACCGACTTCTACAACTTCGAAGCCCTGAACTTCCCTCCCGAGCACCCCGCCCGGGACATGCAGGACACCCTCTACATCGGGGACAACGTCCTTTTGCGCACGCACACCTCGCCCCTGCAGGTGCGCACGCTGCTCTCCCGCAAGCCCCCCGTGGCCGCCATCGCGCCGGGCAAGGTCTACCGCCGGGATTCCGACCTCACCCACTCCCCCATGTTCCACCAGATCGAGGGCATCCTCGTGGACAAGGGCGTGACCATGGCCGACCTTCGCGGCACCCTGACCTTCTTCGTGCACCGCATCTTCGGCCCCGACACCCTTGTGCGCTTCCGCCCGAGCTTCTTCCCCTTCACCGAGCCCAGCGCCGAGGTCGACATCTCCTGCGTCATGTGCGAGGGCAAGGGCCACGTGGACGGCCAGACCTGCCGGGTCTGCAAGTCCACCGGCTGGGTGGAGATCCTGGGCTGCGGCATGGTGGACCCCAACGTGCTCAAGGCCGTGGACATCGACCCCGAGGTCCATTCCGGCTTCGCCTTCGGCATGGGTGTGGAGCGCGTGACCATGCTCAAGTACGGCGTGGGCGACCTGCGGCTCTTTTTCGAAAACGACGTCCGTTTCCTGGGCCAGTTCGCCTAG
- the thrS gene encoding threonine--tRNA ligase encodes MNVRVGDQTVEAQAGQKVGEVLAKALSGKAFKNTVVARCGEALLDLYAPLPDTCTELTPIPSDSPEGVEVIRHSAAHVLAEAVKSLFPSAQVTIGPAIENGFYYDFAFERPFTPEDLERIQAEMERLVAQGHPFSCRTVSKDEAEGVFKSMGEDYKLEVLADIPADTVSLYTQGAFTDLCRGPHVPSTSFLKAFKLTHVAGAYWRGDEKRPMLSRIYGAAFADPKELKTYLQRLEEAKKRDHRRLGVQLDLFSFSDEAGAGMAIWHPKGALVRTIIEDFERKEHLRRGYQIVQGPQILKRELWERSGHYDNYRENMYFTEIDEQAYGIKPMNCLSHMLIYKSRLRSYRDLPQRYFELGVVHRHEKSGVLHGLLRVRQFTQDDAHILCRPDQLQDEIIGIITFVKDVVGLFGFDFEAQLSTRPEKSIGSDEAWDLATNALIQAMNAAGLPYTVNEGDGAFYGPKIDIKLKDALDRRWQCATIQCDFTLPERFDLTYTGQDGEKHRPVMLHRVILGAVERFLGVLIEHTAGAFPTWLAPVQARILTVTDAHDAYAQFVLERLRDAGIRAEADLRNEKLGYKVREAQMEKIPYMLVIGDQELEARGVNVRLRSGENLGLMGVEDVASKILEDCQAPFKRGGMRYNFCQ; translated from the coding sequence GTGAACGTCCGCGTCGGTGATCAGACTGTTGAGGCACAGGCCGGCCAAAAAGTTGGGGAAGTGCTCGCCAAGGCGCTCTCCGGCAAGGCCTTCAAGAACACGGTGGTGGCTCGCTGCGGCGAGGCGCTTCTGGACCTCTACGCCCCGCTGCCCGACACCTGCACCGAGCTGACTCCCATCCCCTCCGACAGCCCCGAGGGCGTCGAGGTCATCCGCCACTCCGCAGCCCACGTGCTGGCCGAGGCGGTCAAGTCGCTGTTCCCCAGCGCCCAGGTGACCATCGGCCCGGCCATCGAGAACGGCTTCTACTACGATTTCGCCTTCGAGCGCCCCTTCACCCCGGAAGACCTGGAGCGCATCCAGGCCGAGATGGAGCGCCTGGTGGCCCAGGGGCACCCCTTCTCCTGCCGGACTGTCTCCAAGGACGAGGCCGAGGGCGTGTTCAAGTCCATGGGCGAGGACTACAAGCTCGAAGTGCTGGCCGACATTCCGGCGGACACCGTGTCGCTCTACACCCAGGGCGCCTTCACGGACCTCTGCCGCGGCCCCCACGTTCCCTCCACCAGCTTCCTCAAGGCCTTCAAGCTGACCCACGTGGCAGGCGCCTACTGGCGCGGCGACGAGAAGCGCCCCATGCTTTCGCGCATCTACGGCGCGGCCTTCGCCGACCCCAAGGAGCTCAAGACCTACCTCCAGCGCCTGGAGGAGGCCAAGAAGCGTGACCATCGCCGCCTGGGCGTCCAGCTCGACCTCTTCAGCTTCTCGGACGAGGCCGGCGCGGGCATGGCCATCTGGCACCCCAAGGGCGCGCTGGTGCGCACCATCATCGAAGATTTCGAGCGCAAGGAGCACCTGCGCCGCGGCTACCAGATCGTGCAGGGCCCGCAGATTCTCAAGCGCGAGCTTTGGGAGCGCTCCGGGCACTACGACAACTACCGCGAGAACATGTATTTCACCGAGATCGACGAGCAGGCCTACGGCATCAAGCCCATGAACTGCCTGTCGCACATGCTGATCTACAAGTCCCGCCTGCGCTCCTACCGGGACCTGCCCCAGCGTTATTTCGAGCTGGGCGTGGTGCACCGCCACGAAAAGTCCGGCGTGCTGCACGGCCTGCTGCGCGTGCGCCAGTTCACCCAGGACGACGCGCACATCCTCTGCCGCCCCGACCAGCTGCAGGACGAGATCATCGGCATCATAACCTTCGTCAAGGACGTGGTGGGCCTGTTCGGCTTCGATTTCGAGGCCCAGCTCTCCACGCGCCCCGAGAAGTCCATCGGCTCCGACGAAGCCTGGGACCTGGCGACCAACGCCCTGATCCAGGCCATGAACGCCGCCGGATTGCCCTACACGGTCAACGAGGGCGACGGAGCTTTCTACGGGCCCAAGATTGACATTAAACTCAAAGATGCTTTAGATCGCCGGTGGCAGTGCGCAACGATCCAGTGCGACTTCACCCTGCCGGAGCGCTTCGACCTGACCTACACCGGCCAGGACGGAGAGAAACACCGGCCGGTCATGCTGCACAGGGTCATACTCGGCGCGGTTGAACGGTTCCTGGGTGTGCTCATCGAGCACACGGCGGGAGCCTTTCCCACGTGGTTGGCCCCGGTGCAGGCGAGAATCCTCACCGTCACCGACGCGCACGACGCCTACGCACAGTTCGTGCTGGAGCGCCTGCGGGATGCGGGCATCCGCGCGGAGGCCGACCTCCGCAACGAGAAGCTCGGCTACAAGGTGCGCGAGGCCCAAATGGAGAAAATCCCCTACATGCTCGTCATCGGGGACCAGGAGCTCGAAGCGCGCGGCGTAAACGTCCGCCTGCGCTCGGGTGAGAATTTAGGACTTATGGGAGTGGAAGACGTGGCCTCGAAAATTCTCGAGGACTGCCAGGCCCCATTCAAACGAGGAGGAATGCGCTATAACTTCTGCCAGTGA